A genomic window from Flexistipes sp. includes:
- a CDS encoding carbon-phosphorus lyase complex subunit PhnI, whose protein sequence is MGYVAVKGGEKAIEYSQNFYRQFFYRKSDNNFIINNLSFAVDKVMSEGGLFTKLLSAEAIRKSGGDLLNASFYVRAHRSTCQRTGDARIVKTEDIRILRRISSAFKDIEGGQILGPSDDYAVKLLLNADYREKKYKNFNKSDIYLKSALTTLRNNNLVKKIEKDNQIWDITRVFPNPPYPRSAVQQVMSRGETGAMLAFAYTTMRGYGDVHPTIGDLRIGYAPVYFKHPFLEEEIKIGDIEVTSCECVGSFNKDQNGDIKLTTGFGFCFGFNETKAISMSILDLSLYNKSYTIGEKHIADDFEIIMFHIDGIESYGFANHFKLPHYVTFQSDLQVFDNANQFNKKEKK, encoded by the coding sequence ATGGGTTATGTTGCCGTAAAGGGCGGAGAAAAAGCTATTGAATACTCACAGAACTTTTACAGGCAATTTTTTTACAGAAAATCTGATAATAATTTTATTATAAATAATTTAAGTTTTGCTGTTGATAAAGTTATGAGTGAAGGAGGGCTTTTTACAAAATTACTAAGTGCTGAAGCAATAAGAAAATCAGGCGGAGATCTCCTTAATGCCTCATTCTATGTAAGAGCTCACAGAAGTACGTGCCAGCGGACAGGTGATGCCAGGATAGTAAAAACTGAAGACATAAGAATTCTCCGAAGAATATCTTCCGCTTTTAAAGATATAGAAGGAGGGCAAATCCTGGGTCCTTCGGATGATTATGCTGTTAAACTGCTTCTAAACGCTGATTACAGGGAAAAAAAGTACAAAAACTTCAACAAATCGGATATCTATCTGAAATCAGCCCTGACTACACTAAGAAACAATAATTTGGTAAAAAAAATAGAAAAAGATAACCAGATTTGGGATATTACAAGGGTTTTTCCAAATCCCCCTTACCCAAGGAGTGCTGTACAACAGGTTATGAGCCGGGGGGAAACCGGTGCCATGCTTGCTTTTGCATATACCACTATGAGGGGTTACGGAGATGTTCATCCTACTATCGGTGATTTGCGAATTGGATATGCCCCCGTTTATTTTAAGCACCCTTTTCTTGAAGAAGAAATAAAAATAGGCGATATAGAAGTAACATCATGTGAGTGCGTCGGTTCCTTTAATAAGGATCAGAACGGAGATATCAAGCTCACCACAGGTTTCGGTTTTTGTTTCGGATTCAATGAAACAAAAGCAATTTCAATGTCAATACTGGATCTTTCCCTTTACAATAAATCTTATACAATTGGAGAGAAACATATCGCAGATGATTTTGAGATAATAATGTTCCATATAGACGGCATAGAATCATACGGGTTTGCAAACCATTTTAAACTCCCCCACTACGTTACTTTTCAATCCGACCTGCAGGTATTTGACAATGCAAATCAATTTAACAAAAAGGAGAAAAAATGA
- a CDS encoding alpha-D-ribose 1-methylphosphonate 5-phosphate C-P-lyase PhnJ produces MIYAFLDEDAKKEIRRAILKAIAIPGYLVSFASREMPIARGWGTGGLQVTLSVISPEDVLKVIDQGSDDSVNAVNIRKFIENVTNNETTTETEKATLIQSRHRIPEKPLKNGQILVLQVPEPEVLSNVETDSAKQKDMHANEDYSKLWVLLYEDTAQFGDSRIGSRYPVRVHGRYIMDPSPIPKYDTPKLNKNEALILLGAGREKKIYAVPPFTDVEPIKFDDQGFHIEEFKDKRCEICGASGVYFDEIFDENDNPHYYCNDTAYCASRKGNL; encoded by the coding sequence ATGATTTACGCCTTTTTGGATGAAGATGCCAAAAAAGAAATTAGAAGAGCAATATTAAAGGCTATAGCCATACCTGGTTATCTTGTTTCATTCGCATCAAGGGAGATGCCCATTGCCAGAGGCTGGGGCACAGGAGGGCTGCAGGTCACACTTTCCGTAATAAGTCCCGAAGATGTTTTAAAGGTTATAGACCAGGGGTCGGATGACAGTGTAAACGCAGTAAATATCAGAAAATTTATCGAAAATGTTACAAATAATGAAACCACCACCGAAACTGAAAAAGCCACACTGATACAAAGCAGACACAGAATCCCCGAGAAACCTTTAAAAAATGGGCAGATACTTGTATTGCAGGTGCCGGAACCGGAAGTTCTTTCCAATGTGGAAACAGATAGTGCCAAACAAAAAGATATGCACGCCAACGAGGATTATTCCAAATTATGGGTTCTTCTTTATGAAGATACAGCCCAATTCGGGGACAGCAGAATAGGCAGCAGATATCCGGTGAGGGTTCACGGAAGATATATAATGGATCCAAGCCCCATCCCCAAATATGACACACCTAAGCTAAACAAAAATGAGGCACTCATACTTCTGGGAGCGGGCAGAGAAAAAAAAATTTATGCTGTTCCTCCTTTCACCGATGTTGAGCCTATAAAATTCGATGACCAAGGCTTTCATATCGAAGAGTTTAAAGACAAAAGGTGTGAAATCTGCGGCGCTTCAGGGGTATATTTTGATGAGATTTTTGATGAAAATGATAACCCCCATTATTACTGTAATGACACTGCTTACTGTGCAAGCAGAAAAGGAAATCTATAA